A stretch of Triticum aestivum cultivar Chinese Spring chromosome 1D, IWGSC CS RefSeq v2.1, whole genome shotgun sequence DNA encodes these proteins:
- the LOC123182861 gene encoding cytochrome P450 89A2, with amino-acid sequence MELTAWPPLLLLITLSLSLAASLLFLLSSRHGVEKKATGKELPPGPPALLFLAKFLALRQSIFHLEPLLRELHDRYGPVISIRLFRALIFVSDRRLAHRVLVQGGSTFADRPRLFEPGLLFTSGSRNINAAPYGPYWRLVRRNLASEALHPACVSQFAPARRRMRDVLVRDLRARGAGGDPVEVRTPFRNAMFDLLVYMSLGARLAPEVLDEMQEMQLWVVRTITGFPIFSFFPALTKRLFRKRWEAHLAVRRRQDEILLPLIEARRSVSVPRGADDPPCYADSLLALRVADEGGRPLTDSELVSLCSEFLSGGTDSTVTSLEWIMGELVNHPDMQAKVYEEVRSKPELSEGDLQGMPYLKAVVLEGLRLHPPAHFLLPHGVQSDTEIGGYRVPKGAEVNFLVAEFGRDETVWAAAREFRPERFLDGGEGCGVDITGSREIKMMPFGAGRRMCPGYTLAMLHLEFFVGSLVRELEWLPAADGEEVDMTEVLDFTTLMNNPLRVRAIPRT; translated from the coding sequence ATGGAGCTCACGGCCTGGCCACCGCTCCTTTTGCTCATCACCCTCTCGCTCTCGCTCGCAGCTTCGCTCCTCTTCTTGCTCAGCAGCCGCCACGGCGTCGAGAAGAAGGCCACCGGTAAGGAGCTCCCCCCAGGCCCGCCGGCGCTGCTCTTCCTGGCCAAGTTCCTAGCGCTCCGGCAATCCATCTTCCACCTTGAGCCGCTCCTCCGCGAGCTGCACGACCGCTACGGCCCCGTCATCTCCATCCGCCTCTTCCGCGCGCTCATCTTCGTCTCCGACCGCCGCCTCGCCCACCGCGTCCTCGTCCAGGGCGGCTCCACCTTCGCCGACCGCCCGAGGCTCTTCGAGCCGGGCCTCCTCTTCACCTCCGGCTCCCGCAACATCAACGCCGCGCCCTACGGGCCTTACTGGCGCCTCGTCCGCCGCAACCTCGCCTCCGAAGCGCTGCACCCGGCCTGCGTCAGCCAGTTCGCGCCCGCGAGGCGGCGGATGCGCGACGTGCTCGTCCGCGACCTCCGCGCGCGCGGTGCCGGCGGCGACCCCGTCGAGGTGAGGACGCCGTTCCGGAACGCCATGTTCGACCTGCTGGTGTACATGAGCCTCGGCGCCAGGCTCGCCCCGGAGGTGCTCGACGAGATGCAGGAGATGCAGCTGTGGGTCGTCCGCACCATCACCGGCTTCCCCATCTTTTCCTTCTTCCCGGCGCTCACCAAGAGGCTCTTCCGCAAGCGATGGGAAGCGCACCTTGCCGTCCGCCGGAGGCAGGACGAGATCTTGCTCCCGCTGATCGAAGCAAGGCGCTCAGTTTCCGTGCCCCGCGGCGCCGATGACCCTCCGTGCTACGCCGACTCGCTCCTAGCGCTGCGCGTGGCCGACGAAGGCGGCCGCCCGCTCACGGACTCTGAGCTCGTCAGTCTCTGCTCCGAGTTCTTGAGCGGTGGCACGGACAGCACGGTGACCTCGCTGGAATGGATCATGGGGGAGCTGGTGAACCATCCGGACATGCAGGCCAAGGTCTACGAAGAGGTCAGGAGCAAGCCGGAGCTCAGCGAAGGCGACCTGCAGGGGATGCCGTACCTGAAGGCCGTCGTCCTCGAGGGGCTGCGGCTCCACCCGCCGGCTCACTTCCTCCTCCCTCACGGCGTACAGAGCGACACGGAAATCGGCGGCTACAGGGTCCCCAAGGGCGCGGAGGTCAACTTCCTGGTCGCCGAGTTCGGGCGCGACGAGACGGTGTGGGCGGCGGCGCGCGAGTTCCGACCGGAGCGGTtcctggacggcggcgaggggtgcGGCGTGGACATCACGGGGAGCAGGGAGATCAAGATGATGCCCTTCGGAGCGGGCCGCAGGATGTGCCCGGGATACACGCTCGCCATGCTGCACTTGGAGTTCTTCGTCGGGAGCCTCGTGAGGGAGCTGGAGTGGCTGCCGGCGGCGGACGGGGAGGAGGTGGACATGACCGAGGTGCTGGATTTCACCACACTCATGAATAATCCCCTCCGTGTTCGCGCCATCCCAAGGACTTGA